The following nucleotide sequence is from Kiritimatiella glycovorans.
CAGGCGGGGAAAAACGAAGATCTCCATGTCGGAGAGCGTGACGGCCGAAGAATAACGTTCGAGTTCGTCCGCTTTCATGAATCTCCCGAATGTTAAGGGTGGGTTAGGTCAGCGCTTTGCCGGCACACGCAGGTCGTGCCGATTTTGCTTTGAACTGACGGAGGGAAACTATCATATTGCAGTTCCGTGTCTATGAAGAACGACTCGCAACCCGGTCCGGAACAGTCCGAGGAGAGCACTCCGGACCTGCGGGAGCAATTGGCCGACCTGAATCTGGCACCCGACTGGGTTAAGCGCGATCCGAAGACGCCGTCGCCGCGAAAGGACACCGGCGGGAAGCCGCGCCGCTCCGGCGCCCGGAAAGCGGAGAGGAGGCCCGCGAGGAAGGAGACGCGGCCCCGGCGCGAAAGGCAGCCGAAGCGGGACTCCGCGAAGTCGAAGCCAACCGGGCGCGGCGGGGCGCGGCCTGCGCCCCCCGTCGAGCTTCCCTACCGCGTAACCTTTCTGCCCGACCAGAAGCGTCTGTCCGCGCTCGCGCAGCGGCTGCACCGCTCGCGGCGCGCCTATCCGCTGGCCGCCCTGGCGGAGAAGTTTCTCTCTGATCCCCGTTTCTACCGCATTAAGCTGGAGTGCGAACGCGGAGGGGAGGCGCCGCCCCTGTTTCAGTGCCGGCAGTGCGGCTCGGTGGCGCGTTCGGAGGAAAGCGCGGTCGAGCACGCCGTGGCGGCGCATTTCAACGAGTATTATGTCTGCGAAGAGATCGAACAGCCGCCCCCGGAGGGACAGTTCAACTGCGTGGGACGCTGCGGCCTCTCCGGCGAGCTGCTGGGACCGCCCAACTATCACCTCTACCACCGCAGCGTCCGCGAGCTGTACGAGAGGCGCTTCGCCCACATGAGCTTCGAGGACTACGAGCGGAAGATCGAAGTCCTGCACGACGCGGAGCTGGTCGACCAGTGGAAGCAGCAGGCATGTACAACCCGCCGCTACCGGCTCCGCGAAGGGGCGGGGAGCGAGACGGCCGCGACGCTGGATCGCCCTGAAGCGGAACAGCGGTTCCGCGAGCAGGTGGGCCCGGACCTGATCCGGAAGCTGCGCCGCGCGGTGATGCCCGCCGCCGCGATGGAGGGGATGACGGACCGCGACCTGCGGGCCTTTCTGCGTCGATTCGACGAGCGGGAGAAAAACTTTCCGCTGTCGATGATCATCTCGCTGCGCGCGGCGTTCAAGCATATGAAGCTGTACGTCTTCAAAATGGACGGCAAGGTGAACTACGTGAGCTCGATCATGCCGGCGGCGCTGAAGACCGGCAAGGTGGCCCCGGACATCGAAGCCCTGATCGAGGAGATCGGACGCGCGGACCGGTGCACGGCGGACGACCTGCTCCGCGGCGACGGCGATACGGATCGGAGCCGTTCGTCGGCACTGGGATGGCTGATCGATAAGGGACACATCATTGAACGGCATGACGGAAGGCTCGTCCTTCCGCCGCGCTGAAGAACGTACCGCAGAAGGGATTGCTGAGTGTGACCATCCTCCAGATTCTCGTGCTGGCGCTCATTCAGGGCATCACCGAATTCATCCCCATCAGCAGTTCCGGCCATCTCGTGCTGGTCCGCCAGATGATGCACTGGTCGGATGAGGGGGGCGTCCTGCTCGATACCGTGCTCCACGCAGGCAGCCTGCTGGCGATCCTGGTCTATTTCCACCACGACTGGTGGAGTATGCTGCGGGCGCTGCTGCGGCCTGCCCGCATGACGGCCGAGGACCGCGGGCACCGGAAGACGCTGAGGATGCTCATTCTCGCGACGCTTCCGGTGGTCCTGGCCGGACCCTATCTCTACTCGCGCATGGCCGATGTCCGCCACGGGCATATCGTGGGGGCGGTGATGCTGAGCTGCGCCTTCTGCTTTATTTTCGCGGAATACTGGAAGCGGTCGCGACCGCCCGGGATCGGGTGGAAAACGGCGCTGGCGATGGGGATCGCCCAGATCTTCGCCCTGTTCCCCGGCGCTTCGCGCTCGGGCCTTACGACCAGTACCGGCGTCTTATGCGGAAAGGCGCGCACCGAGTCGGCGCGGTTCGCCTTTATGATGGCGGTGCCCGCCATCCTCGGCGCAATGGTGTTCCAGGTGTTCAAGCTGTTCGACGGATCCATGGACGGTCTGCCGCTGCTCCCGCTCCTGGCCGGATTCGCGGTCTGCTTCCTCGTGTCCATGGCCTGCATCCACTTCCTGCTCCGGTTCTTTCGGAGACACACGCTTTCCACATTCGCCGTATACCTCTTCGCCGTCGGAAACCTGATCCTGGCTTTGGAAATCGGGTTCTGAGGACTCAGCGCAGTGCGTCGAGGGCATCGTCCAGCGCGGGGAGGATATCGAAGATATTCTGCGCGCGGGTGATGTCGAAGATGAGGCGGGCGGACGGGCGTACCGCGCACAATTTCAGATCGCCGCCTTTCTGGATCATGGAGCGCAGCGCGGAGATCAGGGCCCCGAGCCCCACGCTGTCGAGCTGCGGGACGCCGCTCAGATCGACGACGCCGAGCGTGCAGGCGGATCGCCCGGCGCGCTCTTTGAAGAGAGTCCGGAATCGTTCGGCCCCCTGGCCGGCCAGCTCGCCGTCCGGGCGCGCGATGAGTACCCCGTCACGCTCTTCAAATTGGACATCCATAACGCGGTTGATAGTATGCGGAAGTGTACAGCCCGTCAACCAGTCGGCCGCCGAGCCGGATTCAGGGCGTGGTGCGAAAGGAGTTCGACATGGAGGATCAGAATGAAATGACCGGTCCCGCCTGGGATCGGTTTCGTGAAACCGGTGCGTTGCTCGAGGGGCATTTCGAGCTTCGTTCGGGCCTGCACAGCGACCGTTTTATCCAGGCGGCCATGCTGCTCCAGTATCCTCAGCATGCCGCCGAGGTCTGCCGGGCGCTGGCCGGGAAGCTGCGGGAAGCATGCCCGGCGATGGAGCCCGAGACGGTCATCGCTCCCGCCCTCGGAGGGATCGCGGTGGGCCATGAAATGGGCCGTGAACTGGGCACCCGCTTCATCTTCGCCGAAAAAGAGGAGGGCGCTCTCGCCATGCGCCGGTTCAGGATTCGGGAGGGCGAGCGTTTTCTGGTGGCCGAGGACGTGGTGACCCGCGGCGGACGCGTCCGGGAGACGATCGATATCGTGCGCGCGCACGGCGGGGTCGTGGAAGCCGTGGCGGTGCTCGTGGATCGCAGCGGCGGTACGATCGATTTCGGGGTGCCGATGATTGCGCTGCTCGAGTGCAGCCCGACCACCTGGAACCCCTCGGAGTGTCCGCTCTGCGCGAAAGGGGACCGGCCCGTACACCCGGGCAGCCGCTGATGCGAAAGGATGCACGGGTGCGGTCGCCGGAAGCTCCGTAACGCTCATGAACCTCGTGGTCGCATTCGATTCGTTCAAAGGCACCATGAGTGCCGCCGAGGCCTGTGCCGCGGCGGCGGACGAGCTGCGGGCACGGCACCCGGGATGGCGGGTGGTCGAGGTCCCGATGGCGGACGGAGGCGAGGGTACGGCGGAGGCGCTGTGCGTCGCCCGCGGCGGCGCATGGAAGACGTGCCGGGTCACGGGCCCGCGGCCGGACCAAAGCGTGGAGGCCCGCTGGGTATGGATGGCCGCGGACCGTACGGCCGTGATCGAGATGGCGGAGGCGGCGGGCCTGACGCTGCTTCAGGAGCGGGAGCGGGATCCGCTCGTCACCACCACCTTCGGCGTAGGTGAACTGATGGCCGCCGCCGCGGCCGGGGGGGCGGAGCGTATCGAACTCGCCGTGGGCGGCAGCGCGACGGTGGACGGCGGTACGGGGGCGGCCGCGGCGCTGGGATACCGCTTCTCCGGGCCGGACGGACGCGATCTGCCGCCGGGCGGAGGCAGTCTCGAGCGGCTGGCGACGATCGTTCGCCCGTCTTCGCTCACGCTGCCGCCCGTCGAGGTCCTGTGCGATGTCGATAATCCGCTCTGCGGTCCGGAGGGCGCCGCCGCCGTGTACGCGCCCCAGAAGGGGGCTTCGTCGGAGGGCGTGGCGCGCCTGGAACGCGGATTGGGCCGTCTGGCCGAAGCGGTGAATACCGACGGTGTCTGTCCCCGCGGGCTGGAGCGGGCGGCCGGCGCCGGCGCGGCCGGCGGACTGGCCTACGGCGCGGCCGCGCTGCTCGGGGCGCGCCTGGTTTCCGGGGTGGATGCGGTGATGCGCGTGGCGCGACTCGAGGCACACTTGCGGGATGCGGACTGGGTGCTCACCGGCGAAGGACGGCTGGACGAGCAGTCCGCGCGCGGCAAGGTGGTCGCCGGCGTCAGCCGCAAAGCCCGGGAACAGGGGGCCCGGGTTGCGGCGGTGGCCGGCGCGGTCTCGCTGCCGGAGCGTCACGCCCGCGAACTCGCGCTGGAGGAAATCGCCTCTCTGGAGGAGGCCTGCGGCGCGGAGACGGCGCGCCGCGATCCGCAGAAGGCCCTCAGGACCGCCGTGCGGAACTTGACTTTCCACGCCGAATAAACGACCCTTGCGGCTTTTGATGCACAACGCTGTGAGAACCTTATGACAGAGCAGAATCACGATCGGGAGCCGCCCGAGGAGCGGGTGGTGGACGATTTCTATTCGGGGACCTATTACCGTAAAAAAAGACCGCGTTCATCGAACGGGCGCTCCTCGCGGAAGCGCGAGCGGCGGACGGATTCGTTTGATGAAAGCGGGGAGAAGGTACGCCGCCCCCGCAGCAACAACCGCGGTATGGCGCGCCTGATGCGGCGCTTCAAGCGGTCCCCGGATTTCCGCATGAGGATGCTCTGGATCCTGGCCGGTCTGCTGATCGCGGCGATACTTGCGGTCGCGCTGATCGAGGATCTGAAATACCGGCGCATCGAGAAGCAGCGTCAGCGGGAAGAACTGGCGGAGGAGCGGGCCCGGGCGGCGAAGGAGAAGCCCGAGGACGAAGATGTCCGCGCGAGCGATAAGTTCCTGTTCGACCAGCTCCGCGAAATCGAAGGCGGCGCCGGAGAGGAATAGTCCCGCTCCGTCCACCTGTTCTGTGCGCGAAGGCAGGCCCGTCCGGCCCTCACTCAGGAGCGTGAGCCCGTGATCCGGCGCCAGAGGGCTCGAGCCCGCGCCCGCCACGAATCGAGCGGGGACCGCTTCTGAGCGTAGGGCGGGGGGCCGACGCTGATTTCCGTTTCCTCCACTCCGGGGTTCCCGTAGCGTTGCGGCCCGCCGAATCCTTCCCCGTAGAGCGGGTGATGCTGCTGGCGCACCAGCCGGTATTCCGCACCCGCCGCCTGGAAGATGAAGACCGCGATCAGGACCAGGATGAGATTGCCGTTGAAAAGGCCGACGATGCCGAAGACGACGGCCAGACTGCGGCCTATTTTCGAAGCGATGCGCGTGGCTTCCAGCCGTCCCTTGCGCGGGGTGAGCCACGCCCGGAAAATGCGTCCCCCGTCCATCGGAAAAGACGGCAGCAGGTTGAACAGCGCCAGCACGAGGTTCAGCACGGCCAGCGACAGCGCGACGAAAGCAGCCAGTTCAAGCCCCAGCGATCCGGACAGCAGGTAGAGGCCGAAGGCCGCGGCGGACAGGCCCAAGCTGACCAGCGGACCCGCGATCGCGATTTTGAATTCGTCCGCGGGGTCGCGCGGCAGGTTGCTCATCTTCGCCATCCCCCCGATCGGGAGGAGCATGATTTCGCTTACGGTGCAGCCCTTGCGGAGTGCCACCCGCGAGTGTCCCAGTTCATGCAGCGCCACACTGGTGAACAGTCCGAGGGCGATGATGAGCCCCAGCGGCCCCTGCCACACGAGAAAGAGCAGCAGCATCAGCAGCAGCGTGAGGTGCACCTTGATCGGTATGCCTGCGACCGTCGCTATCCTGTAGGAGCCTTTGATCATGATAAAAACTGACATGGTGATTAAGGGGGTGTTCAAAGACAAGGGAAAAGGTTCCCGCTGAATCCGGAACGCGGCCGGTCTCGAAATCGAACGCTGCTCTCTTGCATGCTCGCGGCAACCCTGTAAGGTGTGAAGGCTCAACAACAGGGCGCGCGGGCGACCACGAACGTCCGCGCCGCGCAGATGCACTTCAACCGGGAGGACTTATGAGTGGTTTCGCCGTCGGATGCGGAGAGCCCGATCGAGAGAGTATCGAACAGATGATGGGCAGGATCGCCCATCGCGGACCGTTTCTCTACGGCGTCCGCGAGAGCGGCGCCGTGATGGCGGGACAGAATTACCTGCACGCCGACGCCCCGCAGGCGCGCGACGGCGCTGAGGTTCCGTGTCACGATGACGGCGGACGGTTCGTGACCTGGGACGGTCAGATCGGCAATCTCCCTGCGCTCGCCGAGGAGGAGGGCGTCCGGCCGGGGGCGTTCCGCGAAGAGCGTCTGCTCCTTCACCTCTACGAACATCACGGCGCGGACATGTTCAAGTTTCTCAACGATGCCATCTTTACCTGCGTCGTCTGCGACAACGGCCGGATGCTGGCGGCCCGCGATCTGCTCGGCATCAAGACCCTGTTCTACGGGCGCAGGGACGGCACGCTCTATCTCGCGTCCGAACTCAAGGCGCTGTGCGCGATTACCGACGATGTCAACGAGTTCCCCCCCGGTCACTGCATGGACGAGAGCGGTGCGCTGAAACCGTTCGCCTCGCTGCCGGAACCCCCGCAGCCCGTCCGCGAGGAGACCGAAGCCATTATCGCCAAAGTGCGCGATATCATTCAGCGGAGCTTCGATGCCCACGTGGATTTCTCCGCGCCCACGGCCTCGCTGCTGAGCGGCGGAATGGACAGCAGCGTCATCGCCTGCCTCGCCACCGATGCGCTGCGGCGGCGCGAGGGGCCCGGAGCGCGCCTCAAGACCTACGCGATCGGCGTGGGCGAGAGCGGGGACATCCACAACGCCCGGGTGGTGGCCGAGCACCTGAACACCGATCACGAGGAGCTGCTCGTGACCCTGGAACAGGTCATCGAGGCTCTCCCGGACGTGATCTATAACCTCGAATCGTTCGACCCCTCGCTGGTGCGCAGCGCCGTCGCGAACTTCCTGATCTCGGGCAAGGCCCGGGAGGCGGGCTACGAGGTGCTGCTCTCCGGTGAGGGCGGCGACGAGATCTTCTGCGGCTATGCCTATCTGAAGGACCGCCCGCTCTCCGAACTTACGGAGCAGCAGATCCAGTGCCTCGGATATCTGCACAGCAACGCCTCGCTGCGCCTCGACCGGATGAACCTCGGGCATTCGATGCGCGTGGTGGCGCCGCTGATTTCGGGCGAGCTGCTCGACTACGCCCTGACCCTGCCGCCCGACGTCAAACTGCATGAAGAAGAGGACGGCACCAAAGTCGAAAAGTGGATCTTCCGCAAGGCGTACGAACCCGACCTTCCGGACGTGATCACGAAACGGCTCAAGGCCGAATTCTCGCAGGGATCGGGATCGGCGGGCGTCATGCCGCAGTACTTCGAGGACCGGTACAGCGACGAGGAATTCGCCGCGGCGCAGAAGCAGTACTCCTTTGTGCGCAGCAAGGAGGAGTGGTACTACTTCAAGCTCTTCCGCGAATACTTCGGCGACGGCAAGGCCGCGCAAACCGTGGGCCAGTGGCCGAAGCTGTAGGATCCCGACGTTCCTACGCGGAGATCGCGGAGCCGAAATGCCAGATTTGAAGCGGATCGGCTCCGGCGTCGTCCCGCGGATAAAAAGCGATCCATTCGATCTCGATCGTGCCGGGACCGGAGGCGGGCATCAGCCAGATGCGTTCGGGCGCGGCGTCGTGCGGCAGCACCGCTTCATAGGGACGCCAGATGCCGTCCGGCCGCAGGGGAAAGGCGAGGGTGCGGGCCGCATCTCCCGCGTCCCCTGCTTCGCGCCAGCCCCAGCGGGCCTCGCCGTCGGCGGCACAGCGGATGCGGGCGCGAATGCTCACCGGCACGAGATCTTCACGCAGTGCGCTGTACAGCCGTACCCCGGGTCCCCGGCACTCGATGCGCAGAAATTCCGGCGTCGCATACAGCCGGCCGGGGCCGTCGATGAACCACCCCGCGGCGCGACCCGCTTCGACTTGCCGCGCGGCCCGGCGGTCTTCCTGAAACGTGGTCCGCCGCCAGCGTTGCAGTGACGCTTCATGCCGGCTGGAAACGGCGAGTTTTGTTTTTATCCGGCGGAGTCGGTGGGCGGCCAGGTAGGCGTGAGGGGCCATTTCACGGGAGACGCGCCGACACGTCCCGTCGCCCTCGTCCGGTCGGCAGCGCCAGAGGCGGTCGTCGCCGTCGAGCATCCAGTCGCGGGTGCGGACCAGTTGACGGTCGGCCCAGGGCGCGTAAATCCAGGTCCGGATGCTTCCGGGTTCGCCGCGGAGCGCCGGGACGAAACTCTTTCCGTCCAGTTCGTAATCCCCGGGAATGGAAGCCCCCGCCAGTTGTGCCAGCGTCGGAAAGATATCGGTGTGATCCACCAGGGCCGGGCTGGGAGGGAGCGAGGGAATACGGCCCGGTCCCCATACGATCAGCGGTACGGCGGCGCCCCGCTCACCGTAGATTCTTCCTTTCCCGAAGAACGGGCTTCCATTGTCCGCCGTGAATACCACGATCATGTCGCGCTCGAGACCCGAGTCGACGAGGTTCTGCATGAGCGCGCCGATGCCCGCGTCGATATGCTCCACGGTGTCCTTCAGGGTTCCGGCCTCCGTCTCGGTGCCCGGCACGGGGGGCCAGGTCACCACGCCTCCGGGTTCGAGTTCCGCCCGCCGGCCGAGGGTCATCGCGTAGTGCATGAAGACGGGTGCGGAGGCGACCCGCGAGGTGTGATGCGCCAGGTACGATCTGAAGAGGTCGGGGCCGTAGTGCTCTTCATCCGCGGCGTACCTGTGCCCGTTGATCCGCAGCTCCGGGTTCCGGTGCCAGGAGGGGAGGCCGCGCAGGTGTGCGTCCGGAGTCGCTCCCTGCACGGTCGACGGCTCGCCGCCGAACAGCCGGCGGACACCGGGCGCCCAGACACAGCGGTTCCGGTATCCGTGCTGCATCGGCGATTCCGGGAACAGCCATTGACCCGCGAGGAAGGTGTCATAGCCCGCATGCTGCAGCAGCCGCGCCAGGGTGAGGTTGGACTGCGAAACGACATATCCGCGTTCGCCCGCCGCCGGACGCATGAATTCATGGTACCAGCCGGTTCGAAAGGGGTAGCGACCGGTGCACAGTTCCACTCTCGCCGCCATGCCGGAGGGGGATCCCCAGCACGTTTGGAATCGGACCCCCTCCGAGGCCAGCCGGTCGAGATGGGGGGTCCGGTGCGATGGGTGACCGTAGCATCCGAGTTCGCGGGCCGATATGTTGTCCGCCGTGATCAGCAGAAGGTGCGGGGAGGACGCCCCGCGATCCGCGGCGGCGCCGCCGCCCGCCGCGCTCCACGCCGCCGCGCCGCCCGCCCCCGTGATGAATGTCCGTCTGCTGTGTGCCATGAAAAAATCCGCCAAAAAACAAGGCTCTCCTATCTACTCTCTCCGCGCCGTGAGAGCCAGTCAAAACATCCGGCGTTCGGGGCGGCCATTCCTGCCTGATCCGTTGAACCGGCGCATCGCGCACAGCGATTCTCATTATGGCTTCACCCTTTTCGGTCGGGGTGGCACCCGACCCTCCCAGTGCCCGAAAATGCGTCGGATATCGACTCGGGAGGGACGGCTGCCACGCCGTCCGCGGTCGGAATGCGGCCATAATGAGAACTGCTGCATCGCGCATTGCATCCTTCCGGCGCGCAAGGTATAAGTGTACCCCGGAAGAAATTCCATCATGATGCGTATTCAAACGGGAGGCTTGCCGTGCCTGTTCAGATCCTGATGATCGTGCTCTTTATCGCGCTGATCACCGTGTACCGTAAACGTCGCCGATGGCCCGCCGCCAACCCCGTGCTGATCGTGCTCTCCGTCATTACGCTCCTGCTCGCGGGGTTTTACGGATGGAACACGTTTCGGATCGAGAAGTATCCTTCCGAGGAAGTCAAGTTGCGCAACCGCGCGGCCGGCCGCGTGGTGGGCGAATACCTGGCCTCTTCGCTGGAAGAGGCGGGTCCCGTGCTGGTGATCGGTTATCCTGCGAAGCTGGAGAAGAATCCCGCTCGCGAACTGGCCCTTCTACGACTCGAGGAACTGCGCGCCGCGCTCTCGGGGCGTCCGAACCCCGTGGTCATAAGCGAGATGCCCTATGAGCGCTTCATGAAATGGATGCCCGAAGCCCCCGGTCCGGGGTATCCGCGCGATGTTTTCTTCATGCAGCTCGAAGCCCATCCCGATGCGGAGGCGGTCGTCTCGCTGCTCGGGGTTCCGATGCTGAAGGCGGAGGATGAGCCGAAGGATATCCCGCCCGTCTACGATCTCAGCCTGAGTTCGACGTTCGGATATCAACCTCTTTTCAAGCACGGATTTCTGAAGGCGGCCGTGACTTTCCGGGGAAGAGGGGAGCGGGAAACCGAGCCGGCGGAGGGCGATTCACTGGGAAGGGTTTTCCGGAACCACTATCTTCTGGTCACGCCGGAGAACTACAGCAATGCGATTCCGGATATGATGTGAGATGGTGCACCCGAGAGGATTCGAACCTCCACGACCGTATGGCCACAAGATCCTGAATCTTGCGCGTCTACCAATTCCGCCACGGGTGCTCAGGATCAAATAAGACGCGCAATGTACCAAGCGGCGCACAACGCGTCAACCTCCGGTCATCAGAAGCGCGGCGTCCGCAATCTCCGCGGCGGTGCCGCCGCAGCGTTCACGCAGCAACGCCCCCGGATCGTCCGAGCCGCCGAGGCCTTCACAATACGGGAGCGGGCCGTAAACCGGCACGCCGCCCAGACGTTCAAGCGTCCTGCGATTATCTTCCTCCACGCAGGGGGCGCGTTCGGGGGTCGATTCGATCAGGACGAGTCCGGCGACGCGCAGGCCGGCGCGGGCCAGTTCGTGCAGGGTGAGCAGCGAATGATTGAGCGTGCCGAGCGACGGGCGTGCGGCGACCAGCACGGGGCAGCCCATCGCGCGCATCAGATCGAGCATGGTCCGTTCGCGGTCGACCGGGACGAGCACGCCCCCGGCTCCTTCGGCGAGCACAAATTCGTGCGCGGCCCCAAGCTGGTTCCAGGCCGTGAGGATCTGCTCCGGATCGACGGTACGCCCTTCGAGTTCCGCGGCCAGGTGCGGCGAACACGGTTCCCGGAAGAGCTGCGGCGCCATCCGGGCGCGCGTGTCGGCGTCCGGGTCCATCCCGGCGGCGCGCAGCGCGAATTCGAGATCCGGCGCGCGTAACCCGCCGCCCGGCCCCGGCTCCGCCCCGGTCTGCACAGGCTTCATCGGCACCGCGTCCAGCCCCCGCGCGCGCAGCTCCATCAACAGCGCCGCCGTGAGGACCGTCTTGCCGATCCCCGTATCGGTGCCGGTGATGAATATCCCGGCGGGACGATGCCGGTCGTCCCCTCCCTGACCTGTTTTCAGCACAGCGGGTATCAAGGTGCCTTATCCGCCGGATCTTCCTCTTCCGCGTTCCAGTCCGGAGGGAGCTTCTTGCGGGCCCTGACCCCGAGTTCCCTGAGCATTTCGATCTGGCGGAGGACGTTGCCCGATCCGGTCTGGAGGCGTTTGACGGCCTGTTCGTGCGATTCCTTTGCCCGGTCGAGGTGCTGGCCGACATCCTCGATCGACTCGACAAACGAGACGAACTTGTCGTAGAGCGAGCCCGCGCGCGAGGCGATGGCGTCCGCGTTCTGCGACTGCTTCTCGCGGCGCCAGATGCTCTCGATGATGCGCAGGGTCATCATCAGCGTGGACGGGCCGACCAGGAGGATGTTGCGCTGGAAGGCTTCGTGGTACAGCGACGGGTCTTCGCGTGCCGCGGTGATGAAGGCCGGTTCGACGGGGACGAACATGAGGACGAAGTCCAGCGAGCGGACGGCCTCCAGATCCTCGTACTTCTTCTGTCCGAGGTCGCGGATATGCTGACGCATCGACTGGAGGTGTGCGTTCAGCGCCTCCCCGCGGGTCGGCTCATCGTCCGCATGGCAGTACTGCTCGTAGGACTTGAGCGAGACCTTTGAATCGATGACGACGTCTTTCTCCTCCGGAAGGTGCAGCACCACGTCAGGGCGCAGCCGGCGTCCCGAGGCGTCCGTGTACTGGGTCTGGACTTCGTATTCCTCGTCCCGGCGGAGACCGGACTCTTCAAGTATGCGTTCGAGGATGAATTCGCCCCAGTCGCCCTGGGTCTTGACTTCGCCGCGGAGGGCCTGGGTGAGATGGGCC
It contains:
- a CDS encoding undecaprenyl-diphosphate phosphatase, with translation MTILQILVLALIQGITEFIPISSSGHLVLVRQMMHWSDEGGVLLDTVLHAGSLLAILVYFHHDWWSMLRALLRPARMTAEDRGHRKTLRMLILATLPVVLAGPYLYSRMADVRHGHIVGAVMLSCAFCFIFAEYWKRSRPPGIGWKTALAMGIAQIFALFPGASRSGLTTSTGVLCGKARTESARFAFMMAVPAILGAMVFQVFKLFDGSMDGLPLLPLLAGFAVCFLVSMACIHFLLRFFRRHTLSTFAVYLFAVGNLILALEIGF
- a CDS encoding STAS domain-containing protein; translated protein: MDVQFEERDGVLIARPDGELAGQGAERFRTLFKERAGRSACTLGVVDLSGVPQLDSVGLGALISALRSMIQKGGDLKLCAVRPSARLIFDITRAQNIFDILPALDDALDALR
- the pyrE gene encoding orotate phosphoribosyltransferase; its protein translation is MEDQNEMTGPAWDRFRETGALLEGHFELRSGLHSDRFIQAAMLLQYPQHAAEVCRALAGKLREACPAMEPETVIAPALGGIAVGHEMGRELGTRFIFAEKEEGALAMRRFRIREGERFLVAEDVVTRGGRVRETIDIVRAHGGVVEAVAVLVDRSGGTIDFGVPMIALLECSPTTWNPSECPLCAKGDRPVHPGSR
- a CDS encoding glycerate kinase, whose amino-acid sequence is MNLVVAFDSFKGTMSAAEACAAAADELRARHPGWRVVEVPMADGGEGTAEALCVARGGAWKTCRVTGPRPDQSVEARWVWMAADRTAVIEMAEAAGLTLLQERERDPLVTTTFGVGELMAAAAAGGAERIELAVGGSATVDGGTGAAAALGYRFSGPDGRDLPPGGGSLERLATIVRPSSLTLPPVEVLCDVDNPLCGPEGAAAVYAPQKGASSEGVARLERGLGRLAEAVNTDGVCPRGLERAAGAGAAGGLAYGAAALLGARLVSGVDAVMRVARLEAHLRDADWVLTGEGRLDEQSARGKVVAGVSRKAREQGARVAAVAGAVSLPERHARELALEEIASLEEACGAETARRDPQKALRTAVRNLTFHAE
- a CDS encoding site-2 protease family protein, with the protein product MIKGSYRIATVAGIPIKVHLTLLLMLLLFLVWQGPLGLIIALGLFTSVALHELGHSRVALRKGCTVSEIMLLPIGGMAKMSNLPRDPADEFKIAIAGPLVSLGLSAAAFGLYLLSGSLGLELAAFVALSLAVLNLVLALFNLLPSFPMDGGRIFRAWLTPRKGRLEATRIASKIGRSLAVVFGIVGLFNGNLILVLIAVFIFQAAGAEYRLVRQQHHPLYGEGFGGPQRYGNPGVEETEISVGPPPYAQKRSPLDSWRARARALWRRITGSRS
- a CDS encoding asparagine synthase-related protein yields the protein MSGFAVGCGEPDRESIEQMMGRIAHRGPFLYGVRESGAVMAGQNYLHADAPQARDGAEVPCHDDGGRFVTWDGQIGNLPALAEEEGVRPGAFREERLLLHLYEHHGADMFKFLNDAIFTCVVCDNGRMLAARDLLGIKTLFYGRRDGTLYLASELKALCAITDDVNEFPPGHCMDESGALKPFASLPEPPQPVREETEAIIAKVRDIIQRSFDAHVDFSAPTASLLSGGMDSSVIACLATDALRRREGPGARLKTYAIGVGESGDIHNARVVAEHLNTDHEELLVTLEQVIEALPDVIYNLESFDPSLVRSAVANFLISGKAREAGYEVLLSGEGGDEIFCGYAYLKDRPLSELTEQQIQCLGYLHSNASLRLDRMNLGHSMRVVAPLISGELLDYALTLPPDVKLHEEEDGTKVEKWIFRKAYEPDLPDVITKRLKAEFSQGSGSAGVMPQYFEDRYSDEEFAAAQKQYSFVRSKEEWYYFKLFREYFGDGKAAQTVGQWPKL
- a CDS encoding sulfatase-like hydrolase/transferase, translating into MAHSRRTFITGAGGAAAWSAAGGGAAADRGASSPHLLLITADNISARELGCYGHPSHRTPHLDRLASEGVRFQTCWGSPSGMAARVELCTGRYPFRTGWYHEFMRPAAGERGYVVSQSNLTLARLLQHAGYDTFLAGQWLFPESPMQHGYRNRCVWAPGVRRLFGGEPSTVQGATPDAHLRGLPSWHRNPELRINGHRYAADEEHYGPDLFRSYLAHHTSRVASAPVFMHYAMTLGRRAELEPGGVVTWPPVPGTETEAGTLKDTVEHIDAGIGALMQNLVDSGLERDMIVVFTADNGSPFFGKGRIYGERGAAVPLIVWGPGRIPSLPPSPALVDHTDIFPTLAQLAGASIPGDYELDGKSFVPALRGEPGSIRTWIYAPWADRQLVRTRDWMLDGDDRLWRCRPDEGDGTCRRVSREMAPHAYLAAHRLRRIKTKLAVSSRHEASLQRWRRTTFQEDRRAARQVEAGRAAGWFIDGPGRLYATPEFLRIECRGPGVRLYSALREDLVPVSIRARIRCAADGEARWGWREAGDAGDAARTLAFPLRPDGIWRPYEAVLPHDAAPERIWLMPASGPGTIEIEWIAFYPRDDAGADPLQIWHFGSAISA
- the bioD gene encoding dethiobiotin synthase; amino-acid sequence: MLKTGQGGDDRHRPAGIFITGTDTGIGKTVLTAALLMELRARGLDAVPMKPVQTGAEPGPGGGLRAPDLEFALRAAGMDPDADTRARMAPQLFREPCSPHLAAELEGRTVDPEQILTAWNQLGAAHEFVLAEGAGGVLVPVDRERTMLDLMRAMGCPVLVAARPSLGTLNHSLLTLHELARAGLRVAGLVLIESTPERAPCVEEDNRRTLERLGGVPVYGPLPYCEGLGGSDDPGALLRERCGGTAAEIADAALLMTGG
- a CDS encoding DNA recombination protein RmuC; its protein translation is MMHWSLFIGIGIGAAAGAAVMAAWAHGRLARLRDRLEFERSRSEEKLATLDEARESMAHQFENLANRIFEEKGQRLGTEQRERLDQLLAPLRQQITEFRKRVDDVHHEESRERASLKNQVQQLQECSREVGERAAHLTQALRGEVKTQGDWGEFILERILEESGLRRDEEYEVQTQYTDASGRRLRPDVVLHLPEEKDVVIDSKVSLKSYEQYCHADDEPTRGEALNAHLQSMRQHIRDLGQKKYEDLEAVRSLDFVLMFVPVEPAFITAAREDPSLYHEAFQRNILLVGPSTLMMTLRIIESIWRREKQSQNADAIASRAGSLYDKFVSFVESIEDVGQHLDRAKESHEQAVKRLQTGSGNVLRQIEMLRELGVRARKKLPPDWNAEEEDPADKAP